The DNA region tttttgctGTTAAAAGCTTTTGATTTATATTTGGACAGTGCCATAAGAGTAGCCTCACGCAGCTCCCATCTGACTTGAGGCTTTCACTTCCAGCCACAGTAGAGGTGATCTGAAAGAATACTGGGAGACACTGTATGTTCCAGGAGTTGACATGACCACCAGGTCCTGGGAGTTGCAGGTCAAGCCTGGCTGCGGCTCCATCCTCCGAGCTCTGAAGCTGTTGGAAAGGATAGAAGTAGGAAAGCAGCTAGCTTCCTTCATCCCACACACGTTACAGTTCTCCTTTCACTAAACACGGTGTATTAATCTTCTGCAGTGAGGCACAGAAGGGAGGGCTTTATGTCCCTAGCTTTCCCAGAGGATCTGAGACCCAAGAGAGCCAAGTTCCTGTTGGAACAGGAGATCCACTATTCTGGACTGTAGGAAATAACTGCTCATTCAGTGTGGTCTTGgaactgtgtgtgcacacagagctTGATCTCCACAGATCCTTCATAGCCTGTTAGATTAAACATATTATCAGAATCATGAGAAGGgtcagcaaatacacaggcattACCAAGTGTTAAGGACAGACGACTGCCCTGATGAGTCTTGATGGCCCGGAGTGATTATCTATCACAGGAAGATGCCACAACTGCTTGAGGTAGTTTATTGTTTGTCAAGGTACagtctagagcagtggctctcaatctgtgggtcatgatctctttcaggggtcacctaagaccatcggaaaacagacatttacattatgattcatagcagtagcaaaattacagttgtggagtagcaacaaaaatacttTTGTGGCTTGGGATCACCACGGCATTTCTgacatgaagaactccattaaagggttgcagcatcaggaaggttgagaaccactggtctagaggcACAGAGGGACCCTGCCCAGGCGGTGAGCTGCAGACCCTGGCACAGGTAGTACAAACAGACCACAGAGAGGAAGTTTGGATTTTGCGTTTTGCATATTTAAAAAAGTCCTAGACATGaggtttctctgtacagagaaaatcATTCTTTTATTAATCCCTTCTGGGATTTTTATGTGTGCTGAGTCCTATGTTGGACATTCTGATCAACACAGGTCAAAGTGGAAAAATCCAGTAGGTGCCCAGATGTCCACTGAGGTTAGAGCTGAGATGGCGGTAGGGAAGTGTCAAGGATAGACTAAGTTGGGAATCACTTAACCTCAGGGTTCTAATTTAGAAAGCTGATGTTCTAATTGGTATGTGTTATTTTAGAAAGACCCTCCTACCTCCCATGCATGTTTAGGGcatcagaagccagaggaagaaggTGAATGGGCTGGTCCCAAAGCTTCCTCAGAGCCGCATCAGGTCTGATGTTCTTGACACATGGTGTTCTAGAAGACTGTCTCTGAAGCAGGCTGTATATCACGTGGATCCTCAGAGATTGCTGACCAGACAGCGTACATGGCCAAGtttcaggccaatgagagaccttatctcaaacagAAAGTGGAGGACACCTGAGGAATGGCACCTAAGCTTGTCCTGTGACCTTTACATACGTGtgcaccttctctctctctctctctctctctctctctctctctctctctctctctccacatgaaAACAAATGCAATTCAGTTCAGTGCAGCTGCGTCCTAGTCCTTTCCCATGGTTGGTGAGAGTCCAGTCCCCAAGGAAGTATCTTTAAGAGTCACCCTGAATTAGGGACATCTGTCTATATTTGTGAGTGCTGCCTCAGATCTCTGCCTTTATTAAAATAGTGTGCTCATGATGATAGTGGCATCCCTAAGAAATACCATTCAACAGGAAGGCGAGAGGGGACTCTGCGGGGCTGGCGTTCACATCACATTCATTACCACCCTGACTTGGAGGCGGAGGTGGATCAGTGAGGTTCAGTGTTTTACACAGGGAAGGTTCAGcgccacctcccagccctgctAGGACATCCCACAAATGCCTTCCCTTGGACCTCAGCAGACCTGGGGGACTCTGCTGGCCTTTCTACCTCACTTCTTTTCAGCTTGACCTTGGAAAGTCTCTCCGTCTCCGTGAGACCTTGCTCTCAGCTCTCCTCTCCGGAGCTGTCAGCTCCATTGGTTTCTGTGATCAGCCTGGATGTGAATGGGTCTCGTTATCATTCGGTTTCTGCACTCCGGGTCTGATGAAGAGAATGTCGAGGAGGAAGTCCTCCCCAGACCACAGGATGGTCAAAGACTCACAGCCTGCTTTTTAGATAAAGCCATCGTTTTTCTGTCTTGCTGGCTCTAGAGTGGATGCTGGTTCCAAGTGACTCTTAGACATCTCCCTTTTGCAGGAACTGCCATCGGCGATGAAGTCGGCCTTGTCTGGTCACCTGGAGACCGTGATGTTAGGCCTGTTGAAGACACCTGCTCAGTACGATGCCTCTGAGCTCAAAGCCTCCATGAAGGTAAACACGTGGGGTGCCACCTGTCAACCTGCCCATTAGTGTCTGAATCACAGCCTTTTGAGTGTAACTGGGTGATTGTCAGTCATGTTGGATTCTTATTTGAAGTCATTTCCCCTCCAATGCTATAAGTTGTCAGGATTTGAACCAAAAATATTTCAATCTTTctcgctctctcttttttttaacgaCTGCAAAGAAATTTCCTGATGCTGAGAAGTCAGTTAGCAGCTGCTCAGACTTGGCACCTGGGCGATTGGAATGCCTTTTGGGAAAACTGCTTCCTTGATTACAGattgcatttcctctttaaggaggATGTACATGGTATTAAGGAGAAAGTGAAACAGCCTTTGTTCAGGAAGCTTGCAGATTCCGCCCATGCCCTCCTGGCTGCTGCTTCCTCTCActttccccccgccccccacccatTGCTGCAGTAGCCGACATTTACATTTGGTCCAGAACCCAGCAATGCAGTGCAGGTGAGGTTGGCAATGGCACCTGGATCCAATGGGAAGTTTCTGCAGGACATAATATTGTTACCCAAGTTTTGATTTTGCAAAGTTACTTCGAACGTGGGATTTGAGGCTAAATAAGTACATTCTAGTTTAGAAACGCCCTTGGAGTTTGCGCTCACCTAAGCCACACAATATTACTTGAATATAAGAGATGTACAAATGTCTGACACAACGGAGCGCAGGGCCCCTTTCCTGCGTGCTTGTGACGTGTTGGATAATCCGAGGCTGCCCTCTGCCGGTCCATCTTGGTAAGGCATCTTCAATGAGGGGAGGCTGTGTGTGTCACCCTGTTGGGTTGTCATCGTTTCTGGAGAACAGGCTGGAGAACACACTGGGAACGAGGGCCCGTCACACATACAGTATCACCAGAACCCTGGACTTGATGGCTCAGAGCCATTGTAGGGTTTTTTAAATCCCACCCCTTTCCCTCTCATTCATCAGCATAGCTCGAGTGGCACCCTAGGCTGTACTACAGAGGAGATGCCATGAGAAGAGTGCCATACACGCCAGGCTCGGGTGCATGCTaataaccccagcactccagggTGAAGGCAGAGAAATCAGATGATCCTTGGCTATATtgggagtttaaggccaggctaggatacatgagaccttgtctagaaaggaaggaaggaagaaggaaggacagaaggaaggaaggaaggaaggaaggaaggaaggaagaaaggaagggagggagggaggaagggaggaagggagggaggaagggaggaagggaggaagggaggaagggagggaggaaggaagggagggagggaggaagggaggaagggaggaagggagggagggagggagggagggaagaaggaagggagggaggaagggagggagggaggaagggaggaagggaggaagggagggagggagggaggcaggaagggaggaagggaggaagggaggaagggagggaaagtgtAGTTCCATGCCCACAACAGCTTTGAATGGTAGCATTCCTGAGATTGCCAAGTCTTTGAGCCATTAGGGTCATGTGTAAGCCAATCTTTCCCCAGGTTTCTTTAACTATCAACACTTGGATCAGTTCATCTTATTTTTGTCAAGAATCCACTTAGTTGGGATTCATGTGATTTTACTGGTATCTATGGTCAGGTATTATTGACTTAAAGCAGACCTGTGGAAGCTGTCAGTCATTCCACTAATCCAAGTAGCTGGAGCCAATGAAAGGTGCTTTAACTGAACCATCTTTGACCCGACGCCAGCTCTTCCATTAGCTATCACGGTCGAGTGACCCTTCTGCGAAGCACACAGATCTTCAAGTGACATTTACTAAAATGatgctttcaaaaaaaaaaaaaaaaagaaagaaagaaaacccgtTTTCACGTCGGGCAATACTAGTGGCAGTGTTTTGCCACATGCCACAGGAGAGGTTGGTCCTGTGATAAGAATTATGCGTAAGCTGTGGAAAGCTTGGGCTAAGTTTCAGAAATTGCCAAGGTCACCTTTGTAAGCGTAGATAAAACCCTATTAGAACTGTGGGTAATGGAAGGGGAGATACTACGCCCAGCTCACTTTCCCTCGGTGTCAGGACCCGACATTTCTCCCGGCACACAAGTTAGACTTCATTTCTGTCATCTTTGAAAATACTGCATCTCCCTGGAAATAAAGACACTCCGTGGCCATCTCAGCACGTCCCTTCAGAGATTCAGAGCTGCGTGGACCTTTCAATAAAAAGGGAAGAACTTGGGGGTTTCCCTGGAACCTGTGGAAAACCATGATTAAAATCCGGGGGAGAAGAGTCGAAGATTAGATTAAGATTAAGATTTGAAATTAACTATTAACCCCGGGGCATAGCTTAGATTATAGAAGACACATTTTAAAGGGGCGTACACTCTCTAATAAGTTTAATTAACAGCCAGCACACTTTCCTGGGGATAAGTACCTTTCTTATTGTATTCGCACCTTATAattgatttacattttaaacagtTGTAATTCTGCTTAGTTCAAAGTGGCACCTCTATCTTCGTGAAGACATGTGCTAGAAGACCCTGGTTATTAAGTCTTGACTTTGATCAGGAAGCCAGCTTTGAAATCCATGTTTCATTGAGTCCTTTCAAGCTCTCCAGCGCGCTCAGAAGTGTATATATTAAATTCAAACATCCCACTCATTAAACTCTCATATCCTAATAAAGTGCAGCTTCTCGGCTTAATTGTCACCGTTGTTATTTCCTCTTCCTAAATACCCAAAAAGTGCAGAGTAATCAAGCAAAAGTGGGAGTAACaggaggcattttttttcttaaaacattaaGCCATTTTTGCATTTCAAAGAAGAGAGGCGAATTTTTATCTTAACTAGCACCTTTCTGCTAAGTAGATGTTCTAATCTGTGGCAGCTGCCGACAGTGGCCACACGGCATTTCTCGTTCAATGGAGACAACCATTTCCTGGTTATTAAAAATAGTGGGTGGCCGTGATAGAAACAAATAGCAAGCCGGAGTCCCACGGCCTCCTCCTGCACCGAGGGAATACGCTAAGGCTGTCCcttctcattcatttttaaaaaacacagtaGAACATAGATATGCTGCTTACACCATCTTGGGATCTGGTGatgtgacagaaaaaaagaaaaaaagcagcttTATCAAGTGCTTGAGGAGCAGAGCACAGACTGCTCAGGAGGGATGTCCCTAATGGAGCCATCTGTTTTCGGGTTATGGGACGGAGTCTGAGAAGTGGGCTGAGGTGAGGAAGGCTGCTCATGCCTGAGCTTCTTGCTTCACAGGGCCTGGGGACTGATGAGGACTCCCTCATCGAGATCATCTGCTCAAGAACCAACCAGGAGCTGCAGGAGATTAACCGAGTGTATAAGGAAAGTGAGTAGCCTGTTTCTGAGCTCCACCCTCTCAGCCCGGGGCAGGCCTGCGTGCTTGCACGCATGCTTTCCTTCCTGAATATGAAGATAAGggtcaacctcaggtgttgttCCCAGGAGCCATCCACCTTTCATTTTGACAAgtttctcactaaacctggagttTACCAACTAGTCCAGACCAGCTAGCCGATGAACCCAgggatgcccctgcctctgcctccccagcacttgGATTTCAAGCGCACACTTAGCACATTAGGCACAgtaatggaggtcagaggacagcccccAAGACTGCTGATTCTAGCCTTCTACTGTGAGGGGTCTGGTGGCTAGAACTTGGGTCACCAGATGTAGCTGTAAGCGCTTTTATTTACTGAGCCTTCCTACCAGCTCGAGGAACAATGTTTTAGTTAGGAATGAGTTTGCTGATTAAAGGGAGCCTGAGGACTCCTGGGTTTGACTTAGGCGTATTTGTCTGTGAGAACTGACAGTCACCCTAGCTTTGATCTCACGGGAGTAGAGACTTCTTTCTCGCTTGGGGACTCAGGCACAGGGCTATTTCCAAACTAACACAACAATGCTTGCTCTTTGAAGCTTGGTAGGCGACAGAGGAGGGTTGTAGTGGGTGCTTGGGTGTGCCAGCGGGAGACATCCAGCCTGATATGTTGTTTTCTCAGTGTACAAGACCGATCTGGAGAAGGACATCATCTCTGACACATCTGGAGAATTCCGAAAGCTGTTGGTCGCCCTTGCAaaggtctctctccctccctccctccctccctccccgtgCTTCCTTCCACGGCAGGCACAGCTACTTCTATACTGGGGGAGGGAATTAACTAAATCCTCGTGCCTGCTCAGAAATTCTGCTACATTCCCGTCGCTGCAGAGCTGTCATATTTGTTAATGGGATTTCTTATCCCTCGGAACCGTGTGGACAACTGGACGCCGGGGCCAGGGGAGGGGTAGGCAGCTCCCAAGCTCTGGCCTGGATTTCTGTGCTAACCTGCACTGAGTGACTTAAGGAAGGTCACTTTGCCTCTATTTGTGGCCACACCGGACCTGTTAAAGTGACCTCACTCCTTTTACCTTTCACCccttgtgtgcatgcacagaccTTGCCTTCCATGTCCTTTGGCATATGTGCAGGTCTTCGTTGGCATTTTGCTAACGTTACCGCATTAACGTGGATGTAAGGCACGTTTCCTTTCTGGCCCACCTGCACCTGAACTCCTGTCTGTCAAGGGAAGGGAATTCTCTCAGGGAGCCCTGTGGCAAATGACTCAGGAGTGTGTTGCAGCCTGGCCCACTCATGACAGTCTCCACAATGTCCACAATGACTTGTCTCCATGACAGTGACAGTGACGAGTCTGTGACTCTCCTGTATTCATTTGACCCCATCCGGGCACTGCAGATTCAGGGTCTTTTTAGAATCCACTTGCATCTTGCTTCCTTGGCCAAAACCCATAGCCACTGCACCCTTCCAGAAAGTCCCACTGACTTCACCCCTGTGACCCTTCCTCTTCATCACTGTAATTCTGTCCTTCTGCTCTGTGATGGCTCGGGGTGGTGTATCACTCACCTGTAAGCCTGTTCTACttctgcctgtgtgtgcagagtgcccCCGCCCGCCCTGCTGGCCCCTGAGGGTTCAGCTCCGGCCCTATCCCAGCCCTCCTGGGCTCAGCTAACTAACTGTTTACTACACTAGCCTTTCCCTTCATTTGCATACTGTATCCTGGTGGCCCCCTTGCCATGTGTTTCACCGTTATACACAGTTTAAGGGAAGAGACTTAAATGGGCTCAGCTTCTCTGGGGCAAGTCAGGGAATTCGGTAAGATGCTTACTGGGGCTTGGGTCCCCAGGGTTGGCCCACAATGATCAGACATGGTGTAGCCACTTCCCTCCCTGaccatctctctctccttgtgAAAAACTGGCCGTAGTATCTGCTCAGGAATGAGGCTATGATTCACCTGGGTTAGAGAGGAAACACCTCCAGCTTTAGAATGCACTAAGAGCTAGGTCTGAGGGTCCTTCTTGTTTTTCCCCTACAGGGTAAACGGGCAGAGGATGGTTCTGTTATTGACTACGAGCTGATTGACCAGGATGCCCGGGTAAGTTCCAAGCTTCTTGGCTGAGTTTTACGTGGCGTGTGTATCTGGAGGGGGTTGTATCCCACACAACCATTTACTTATATACAACGAATGACCTCAAGCTAACATTTGTTATCTCTCGGATTCTCCAGGTCAGGGATGGAGACTGGATTGACCAGATAATTCTGGCTCAAGGCCTCTCATGTGGTTGTAGATAAGATGTTGGCTAGGGCTATAATTACTGAGCGCATGACCAGGTCAAAGGGAATCTTCCCTACATGGCTCATGTGTGACTTACTTTTGGCAAGAGATGTTAGCATACCTCCACACAGGCCTCCACAGACTGCTTGAATGTCCCCAACAACATTGCCCCTGGCTTCCCTAGAGTGAGTGACCCAAGAGGGATCCAGAAACCCTCATGCTCTCATGACTCAGTCGCAAGTGTCATACACTCTTGTCATACTCTGACCATTAGAAGTGAGTCCATGAGTCCAGCCCACAGCTGTGGGAGGGGTAAAACTAAGTAATGTCCTTTCCAAGGGAGAAATGGGCCTTTTAAAGCCTCAGCCCATCTGAACATAGAGCTTTGTCTCCAGGAACCATGTTTGTAATGCTGGGGTTAATTATCAGATCTGTACCCAGGTCCCATTGGCTCATTCAGGCTTTGATTGCATAGAAGTGCTAGGTCCTGACCTTAAACTCTTAGGGAAGCTGGAGCAGATGGGGTAGGCACaccaggagaggaaggctccCTGCTCCACTCAGtgaggacagaggaagatgaCAGGGGCCTGTGACCTCCTCATAAAGCTATTTTAGATAACTGCGAACGAGGCGTGCCTCACTCAAAGGGGTCGGCGGCTCTGTTATCTCAAAGCAAGTCATAAGAGCGGCAGACAAAATCATGTGCCTCTGTTTTAAAATCTTATATAGTCTGGGGAGTGCATCGAGTGTAAGAGAAAGGCTTTTTAATAAATGCTAGAAGTGGGCTTTGTGGCCTAGGGAGATAGCTTAGTGTGGCCCCGGGAAGCCAAAAGTTTGAGCACACCTGCTCTATGTGGTACACGATGGGTCCCAGCTGCAGCACAGGCCTGTGCGCTCACATGTTTCTGGGAACGGGCTTTTGAGTAACGCCTGCTAGGGGGTTGTGTGGTTAACTTCTCCTGGTTGGTTGCATCTCTCACAGGAGCTCTATGATGCTGGGGTGAAGAGGAAAGGAACCGATGTCCCCAAGTGGATCAGCATCATGACTGAGCGCAGTGTGTGCCACCTCCAGAAAGGTGGGTGCTGTGCCAGCGGGGTCTCAGTGCCTGGAGGCTCTCAGGTGGCAAAGGCTGCAGTGAGGTGCAGAGCTCCCAGAGCAAGGCTCGTTCTCCACTCACTCTTTCAGTTTCCTTTATCAAACCATTTGGCCTCCTTTCTCACTGTGGACCCTCCGTCCCCAAATGTGTTCAATATTTGATATGTTAGCTtgtttcactgtgtgtgtgtgtgtgtgtgtgcgcgcgcgtgtgcgcgcgcgtgcgtgtgcgcgcatgTTCATatgagtgcacatgtgtttggAGTGCATGTGGGAGCCAAGGTTAACCTTCGGTGTCGTACCTTTGAAACCATTGACCCCGggtggttgttttggtttttagacTCATTGGCCTTGAGTTCAAACACTAGGCTAGGCAGCCTGGACAGACAGCTGCCACccatctgcctcagccttctcagcactgggattacaagcacacaccatcatgcttggcttgtttgtttttgtttgttttgaaacatgggTTTTGGGTTTGGGGGGCTAAACACGGACCTCAGGCCGTTTCCATGGCCCTTCCTAATTCCCCTCCTTACCTGAGGATCCTTTGCTCTCGCCATGATTATTGAAGTTCAGGACATGACCCCTGGCTCTATCCTGTTTCCCATGACATCCACGTAGATGGAGTCCAGTCAGGGCACAGAGGGATGGTTAAACTCTGTGGCCTAGGCAGAGCCATTAAGGATAGGAGCTAGACCTGGGTCATCTGGCAAGACAGGTACAAATCATCTCTAGTCCACCAAGGTGacctccagcccctaaatgactgCCAGCCCCTGGGATGCGTGGGGATCACCTTTAGGTGTTGGGTTCTTGTTttcgttgctgctgctgctgtctggtTGTATAGGCTGTCCGTGCGGCTCCGACCGGCACTTCTGACATCATTTGTCCTTCTCTTAGTGTTCGAAAGGTACAAGAGCTACAGTCCTTATGACATGCTGGAGAGCATCAGGAAAGAGGTCAAAGGAGACCTGGAGAACGCCTTCCTGAACCTGGGTGAGCAAGGGTGGCCTTTCCTTGCCGGCagagagggcagagacaggagtgaATGGCTATGTGTTTCCTTCAATGGGGACTTGGGAGGTGTGGTGACTTTCTGCAAGTCTCGGAGAGCTTTAGGATTGTCTGCAGATTTAAAGACATGAAACAGGCTTAAGTTGCCAGGAAGGACTAAGTTGCTGGAGAAGAGAGGGCTATAATGGGGACACTCATATATACACTGGGGCATCACTGACCTCTGCATCTCATGATTGAAGAGACCACAGTGGGTAGAACCTACTGGTTCACGAGATTCTGAGttttccttggtcttctacatccTGGATCCATGGGGCAGGCCCATTCTGGTCAGTGTCTTAGGGCCAGGGCATCATCTTCCTTCATGCATGGCAGGAAAGCAGCCTCACCCCTGACCTGTGTCTCCTTTCCACAGTTCAGTGCATTCAGAACAAGCCCCTGTACTTTGCTGACCGGCTGTATGACTCCATGAAGGTAAGGGCTGCTGGTCCAGATGTTCCATTTCCACTAGGCTCCTCCTCTGTCTTGGCTCAAACTGAATCTTCTTGACTAGTGTTtagaacagtggctctcaaccttcctgacgctgtggccctttaatacagttcctcatgttgtggtgacccccaaccgtaagattattttgttgctacttcagaactggaCTTTTGCAACTGtgatgaattgtaatataaataaatgacatACAGGATATCTGGTATGCTACCCCAAAGGGGTTGAGCCCCACAGGTTGATAACCACTGGTTTAGAGGATGGGTTCCCGCTAGCTGGCTGAGATTGGATTTGACGGGCGAGAAAGCACCACTCCGTCTTCTCTCGGCTGGTTAAATATGTATGATGCATCTTCAGAATAAGATGTCACTGGTGGGAAAGGGTTAGGTGACAGCGGCGTCTGATTCCTGCTGGGGGTTTCAGTGATGGCTTCCTACTATTCCGAGGATAAAAACAAACAGGATGGGAGTGACCATCAGCGGGTACTATATGACAGCTTTTCAGTTCCCTCCCCTGGAGACCATGCAGGGCTCccatttttatcttcttgataaagaaggaaggcagagctCCTGGAGCCAAGGCCAGCTTGCTGTCACATAGCAGGTGCACAGCTGGGGGCTCTTCCTGCCTGAACCGCCCCAGACCAGCCTGTTTCTTGTTCTTGTCCTGTCAGGACTGTTCTACTTTCCAGGCCCTTGCTTTCCTCTCTGGAGCACCTCCCTTGTCCATGCCCCTCTGTCTGCTCTCCCTGGACTCCTTGTCACAGATAATTTCCCTGGAGCAGGCTATTCCATGTGTTCACCAAGAGTCATAAGAGCAGTATGCTGGCCCATCCTCTCCGCATCCCTGTGTTGCGTATGCAGACTTGCAGGCTGACAGTCAGAAGCACAGagctggctggagaggtggctcagcagttcagagcacacactgctcccACAGAGGCTCCTTTCCTTCCCAGCATCTACTTTGAATCATTCATAGGCTCCCGAAACTCCAGCtacagggaatctgatgccctcttctggcctctgtgtgcaaCTGCATGCACACCTACGGGCTCCCCTATACACAtacttagaaattttaaaaataaaccttttaaaaactcaGATGTGCTTAGAAATCTAAGGCACTCATCTTCGTTAAGGAAACAGACCCAGTATTGCATTTTTAAGTCTTGTAAGATAACAGCATCGAGACTCACATAtgtggggctggaaagacagcGCAGGCATTAGGGAAGCTTGCTGCTTTTGTAGAGATCCTGGGTTTGGCTCCCAGCTCCAGGTTGGACAGCTCACAAACAACCATCTGAAActtcagcttcaggggatctgacactcttttctggcctccagagggctcccctacacacacacacacacacacacacacacacacacacacacacacacacactttaaaaagcagaatcaatctttttaaaaaaaaaaaacccacacacatataagaaGCAGAAAAATGTGGAGGATGCTTTTTTAATGATAACGGTGTCAAGGAACTTAACTTTTATCATCAATCTAACTTACAGGGCAAGGGGACTCGAGACAAGGTCCTGATTAGAATCATGGTCTCTCGCAGTGAAGTGGACATGTTGAAAATCAGATCTGAATTCAAGAGGAAATATGGCAAATCCCTGTACTACTTCATCCAGGTAAAGGCTGTGGCACTGAGCTGGCTCTGCcaggcatggtgtgtgtgtgtgtgtgtgtgtgtgtgtgtgtgcgtgcacgcatatGCATCTGTATtgcatgtgtctgtatacatgtgtgtgcatgtgcatgtgtgtgtgcatgtgcatatgcatctgcattgcatgtgtgtgtgtcttcagttCACTAGTTATTTTCACGCATCCTTAAAATCCACAAAAACTTCAAGAGAGAGGGCAGGGAGGTTCCACCCTGTCCTGTGCAGAAGGGTACAGGTGCAGGAGAAACTCGGGTGTGCTACAGAGCCCCCTGCAGGACTGCAGTGTGGGATTCATTCTCTGCCCTCGCAGTCATGGTAGGAAGAAGTACCATTTCCTACTGTGTTTCAGAGGGCCAGGGCCTCGGTCCACTGTACAGACCTGCAAATCCCCAGGGCACACCAAGGCTATGGCTGGCTCCTGTGGAGtctattctgtttgttttcttgactctacaattgtttttcttctttctggccACTGTAGCAAGACACTAAGGGTGACTACCAGAAGGCGCTGCTGTACCTGTGTGGTGGGGACGACTGAAGGGCTTGGCATGGTGGATTGCCCAGAAGTGGCCCTACCTGTGCCCCAACCTAATGTTCTAGAGAATCAGCCTGCCACTAATGGACCCCTGAACTCCTCCCTGTGAAGATGACGACAGAGCTGCCGACCCATCCCCCATCTTAGCTGCCTTTGCCTGGCTTTCCCCTCATTCTCTCCTTTATGCCAAAGAAATGAACATTCCAGGGAGTTGGACGTACCGTCTGTGACATGAGACACTTCCTCATATGTGTCGTGAATAAACCATTTTTACTTTAGAAACAAGAGTGTAGTGTCATTGCCCTTGCTTTCAAGCCGTTGTTCAGAAAGCAGGCACGCTCGGGATTTGATGTTCATTCAGGGAGGTTGCCCCTAGAGGGACAAAGTTCTAGAACTGAGCTCTTGTTCTATTCACGCAGATGAACACCAACAAC from Rattus norvegicus strain BN/NHsdMcwi chromosome 8, GRCr8, whole genome shotgun sequence includes:
- the Anxa2 gene encoding annexin A2, encoding MSTVHEILCKLSLEGDHSTPPSAYGSVKPYTNFDAERDALNIETAIKTKGVDEVTIVNILTNRSNAQRQDIAFAYQRRTKKELPSAMKSALSGHLETVMLGLLKTPAQYDASELKASMKGLGTDEDSLIEIICSRTNQELQEINRVYKEMYKTDLEKDIISDTSGEFRKLLVALAKGKRAEDGSVIDYELIDQDARELYDAGVKRKGTDVPKWISIMTERSVCHLQKVFERYKSYSPYDMLESIRKEVKGDLENAFLNLVQCIQNKPLYFADRLYDSMKGKGTRDKVLIRIMVSRSEVDMLKIRSEFKRKYGKSLYYFIQQDTKGDYQKALLYLCGGDD